In one Methanobrevibacter arboriphilus genomic region, the following are encoded:
- a CDS encoding 4Fe-4S dicluster domain-containing protein: protein MIKIDSELCKGCDLCIESCPRHVYQKSSKENKKGVYLPFPENEEKCNKCHLCELMCPDQAITVEDEDGHGKDDTKDDHDEDINDDK from the coding sequence ATGATTAAAATAGACTCTGAATTATGTAAAGGGTGCGATCTTTGTATTGAATCGTGTCCTAGGCATGTTTATCAAAAATCATCTAAGGAAAATAAGAAAGGTGTTTATTTACCATTTCCTGAAAATGAAGAAAAATGTAATAAATGTCACTTATGTGAATTAATGTGTCCTGATCAAGCTATAACTGTAGAAGATGAAGATGGTCATGGTAAAGATGATACTAAAGATGATCATGATGAAGATATTAATGATGATAAATAG